One segment of Acetoanaerobium noterae DNA contains the following:
- a CDS encoding beta-propeller domain-containing protein, whose protein sequence is MKKLVSLALAAAMTFMLTSVNPVPNFAQDRINLDKPLLMQFNDKLNKDTVYKDIRFLDEKGNEIPVLINLKSDKEAIVIPLYDMKDIKVSLDSKYKQYKASAYEGETVVGDASNLKRLSEMSQRQNMVMYDMMPAAKEESVMSMDMGNGAGEGDSYSSTNVQVEGVDEADIVKTDGEYIYYLKDNQVVIIKADKNNMKKMATIGYLESALYPSDIYIDENLLMVVGNAYNAKGSFTKAVIYDVTDKSKPVVKRVLEQEGYYVSSRKNGDNLHIISSHYVYDYGEGNLVPKVKDSAVSSEYKEVQPSKIMIYPGYPSQSIIVISSADIKKNEPSKIASFMGNADNIYMSKNSLYLTYQESPYYIMPMVEPKIAPDVSRPMIWPPIPRETQTTIKKFAINNTLITYSAQNKIQGYVLNQFSMDEHNDYFRIAYTSDFSMENKGSSIAVFDKNMNKAGSIDNIAPGERIYSARFMGDRAYMVTFRNVDPFFVMDLKDPKNPKMLGYLKIPGYSDYLHPYDENHIIGFGKDTVEIKGNPYQLGMKISLFDVTDVNNPVEKDIEKIGDRGTESELLHNHKALMYDKSRGLMGFPISVAKVKPDQKQDQWGFPQYGEQVFQGAYIYNVSADKGIDLKGSITHIEEYNPYMYSYEDNIQRIIYIGDTIYTLSNSKVVATNLNTMKKISELDL, encoded by the coding sequence GTGAAAAAGCTAGTGAGTCTTGCTTTAGCCGCAGCTATGACATTTATGCTGACTTCGGTTAATCCTGTACCGAATTTCGCACAAGACCGTATAAATCTCGATAAACCACTTTTGATGCAATTTAACGATAAACTCAATAAGGATACAGTTTATAAAGACATAAGATTTTTAGATGAAAAAGGCAATGAAATTCCAGTATTAATCAACTTGAAAAGTGACAAAGAAGCTATAGTGATTCCTCTTTACGACATGAAGGATATAAAGGTGAGTCTAGATTCTAAATATAAGCAGTATAAAGCATCAGCTTACGAAGGAGAAACTGTTGTAGGTGACGCGAGCAATCTTAAGAGACTTTCAGAAATGAGTCAAAGACAAAACATGGTAATGTATGACATGATGCCAGCAGCAAAAGAAGAATCAGTCATGTCTATGGATATGGGAAATGGAGCAGGTGAAGGTGATTCCTATTCTTCTACTAATGTCCAAGTCGAAGGAGTAGATGAAGCTGATATAGTTAAAACTGACGGAGAATATATCTATTATCTTAAGGACAATCAAGTTGTAATTATCAAAGCTGATAAAAACAATATGAAAAAAATGGCTACGATAGGATATCTTGAGTCAGCACTTTATCCATCTGATATCTATATAGATGAAAACTTGCTGATGGTAGTTGGAAATGCCTATAATGCAAAAGGAAGCTTTACAAAAGCAGTTATTTACGATGTAACAGATAAATCAAAGCCAGTAGTAAAAAGAGTTTTAGAGCAAGAAGGCTACTATGTATCTTCAAGAAAAAATGGAGATAATCTGCATATCATAAGCAGTCATTATGTGTATGATTATGGTGAAGGAAATCTTGTTCCAAAGGTAAAGGATTCAGCTGTATCAAGTGAGTATAAAGAAGTACAGCCATCCAAAATAATGATTTATCCTGGCTATCCTTCACAATCAATTATTGTGATTTCCAGTGCAGATATAAAGAAAAATGAGCCGAGCAAGATAGCTTCTTTTATGGGAAATGCAGATAATATCTATATGTCTAAAAATAGCTTGTATCTGACATACCAAGAAAGCCCATATTATATCATGCCTATGGTAGAGCCTAAAATAGCTCCAGATGTTAGTAGACCAATGATATGGCCTCCAATTCCAAGAGAAACTCAAACTACAATCAAGAAATTTGCTATTAACAACACATTAATAACTTACAGCGCTCAAAATAAAATTCAAGGGTATGTGCTAAACCAATTTTCAATGGACGAGCATAACGATTACTTCAGAATAGCATACACCAGTGATTTTAGTATGGAAAATAAAGGCTCTTCTATAGCAGTGTTTGATAAGAATATGAACAAAGCTGGAAGTATAGATAATATAGCTCCAGGTGAGAGAATATACTCTGCAAGATTTATGGGAGATAGAGCATATATGGTTACTTTTAGAAATGTAGATCCATTCTTTGTTATGGATTTAAAAGACCCTAAGAATCCTAAAATGCTAGGCTATCTTAAAATACCTGGCTACAGCGATTATCTTCATCCATACGATGAAAATCACATTATAGGATTTGGAAAGGACACAGTTGAAATCAAAGGCAATCCTTATCAGCTAGGAATGAAAATATCTTTATTTGATGTAACAGATGTAAATAATCCAGTAGAAAAAGATATAGAAAAAATAGGAGACAGAGGTACAGAATCTGAGCTTCTTCACAACCATAAAGCCCTAATGTACGATAAATCAAGAGGCTTAATGGGATTCCCTATATCTGTAGCAAAAGTTAAGCCAGATCAAAAACAAGATCAGTGGGGATTTCCTCAGTATGGAGAGCAGGTATTCCAAGGAGCTTATATCTATAATGTTTCTGCTGATAAAGGAATAGATTTAAAAGGAAGCATAACTCATATTGAAGAGTACAATCCATATATGTATTCTTACGAGGACAATATCCAAAGAATAATTTATATAGGAGATACTATTTACACTCTATCAAATAGCAAAGTAGTAGCTACTAACTTAAATACTATGAAAAAAATATCTGAGCTTGATTTATAA
- a CDS encoding DegV family protein codes for MRDYIIVTDATSDIPNEMANELNVKVVPMSFSLGEKNYNHYPDYRELDIKTFYDKQRAGQTSLTTQINVAVYLDFFEEIIKSDKEVLYISFSSALSSTYQSSVLAAKELNEKYPDFKIITIDSKAATLGETLLVKLAAQKKSEGMNIEDLSKWVDDNHLKVCHYFTVDDLNHLKRGGRMTAMTAFIGTALDIKPILHVNDEGKLIPLDKVRGRKKALKVLFNYLAELSENLEEQTIFIGHGDCIEDARYLESLIKEAYKVKEVIIHPIGPIIGSHTGPGAITLFFLGKHR; via the coding sequence ATGAGAGATTATATAATAGTTACTGATGCAACATCAGATATTCCTAATGAAATGGCCAATGAGCTTAATGTTAAAGTTGTTCCAATGTCATTTTCTCTAGGAGAAAAAAATTATAATCATTATCCTGATTATAGAGAATTAGACATAAAAACATTCTATGACAAGCAAAGAGCTGGACAAACGTCACTTACAACCCAAATTAATGTGGCTGTATACTTAGATTTTTTTGAAGAAATAATAAAATCGGATAAGGAAGTATTATATATTTCATTTTCATCTGCTCTTAGCAGTACCTACCAGTCATCGGTACTAGCTGCAAAAGAATTAAATGAAAAATATCCAGATTTTAAAATTATCACAATTGATTCTAAAGCGGCAACACTAGGAGAAACTCTTTTAGTTAAGCTGGCAGCTCAAAAAAAATCAGAAGGAATGAATATTGAAGATTTGTCAAAATGGGTGGATGATAACCATTTAAAGGTTTGTCACTACTTTACAGTGGATGACTTAAACCATCTAAAAAGAGGCGGAAGAATGACTGCCATGACAGCTTTTATTGGAACGGCTCTAGACATTAAACCGATTCTTCATGTAAATGATGAAGGAAAACTGATTCCCCTTGATAAAGTAAGAGGAAGAAAAAAAGCTCTTAAAGTTTTATTTAACTACTTAGCTGAGCTTTCCGAAAATTTGGAGGAACAGACGATTTTTATTGGGCATGGTGATTGCATAGAGGATGCTAGATATCTAGAATCTCTTATAAAAGAAGCCTATAAAGTTAAAGAGGTAATAATTCATCCTATTGGACCTATTATAGGTTCTCATACAGGACCAGGAGCTATAACGTTGTTTTTCTTAGGAAAGCATAGATAG
- a CDS encoding aminotransferase class I/II-fold pyridoxal phosphate-dependent enzyme → MINFDRVPIIKGLEFYKNQNNTAFHMPGHKQNQRIFEELEVLKANVYSYDLTEVPGTDNLYEAEEMIKDAQVLLAEAMGSKKSYMLVNGSTCGIYSMILGLLNKNDKIIVQRNCHKSVFTAIYLGNLSSIYVYPKVIKDFDIASTVDAYDLAEVIKENKDAKAVVITSPTYYGTCAYIKEISNLCKENNMLLLVDEAHGAHFNFSSLLPETAISLGADIAVTSFHKTLPALTQTAVLNLSHSLSDAQIEKIESKLQMFQSSSPSYLFLASIDMARYLMETKGEMLTRELKANIDKVKEALSDIRGIRVLDETNLENESYDFTRLVINTPLSGNYLAELLRSKYNIQVEMADFNNIVLIGTVADTSIMYENLVKALKDIFADSNYEAQLNNHINEARKDSNSININSYKLMPKPKTVINWHEAEELKRELVELDDSIGRISAESLVPYPPGVPLVLPGEEITSEIITYINAIKSDSLKLTKSLSSKEADKIYVIKI, encoded by the coding sequence ATGATAAATTTTGACAGAGTCCCTATAATTAAGGGACTCGAATTTTATAAAAACCAAAATAATACAGCTTTTCATATGCCTGGGCATAAGCAGAATCAAAGGATATTTGAAGAGCTGGAGGTTTTAAAAGCCAATGTTTATAGCTATGATTTGACAGAGGTTCCTGGGACTGACAATTTATATGAAGCTGAAGAGATGATAAAAGATGCTCAAGTTCTTTTAGCAGAAGCTATGGGAAGCAAAAAAAGCTACATGCTTGTAAATGGAAGTACCTGTGGTATTTACAGTATGATACTAGGGCTACTTAATAAAAATGATAAGATTATAGTTCAAAGAAACTGCCATAAATCAGTTTTTACAGCGATTTATTTAGGAAATTTGAGTAGCATATATGTTTATCCTAAGGTGATAAAGGATTTTGATATTGCCTCTACTGTTGATGCCTATGATTTAGCTGAGGTTATTAAGGAAAATAAAGATGCGAAAGCCGTAGTAATTACTTCACCTACTTATTATGGAACCTGTGCATATATAAAGGAAATATCAAATCTATGCAAGGAAAATAATATGCTACTGCTCGTAGATGAGGCACATGGAGCTCACTTTAATTTTAGCTCACTACTTCCTGAGACTGCTATTAGTTTAGGCGCTGATATTGCAGTAACTAGCTTTCATAAAACTCTACCAGCCCTTACACAGACAGCGGTACTCAATTTATCACATAGCCTATCTGATGCTCAAATAGAAAAAATAGAGTCAAAGCTTCAGATGTTTCAATCAAGCAGTCCATCTTATCTTTTTCTAGCGTCAATTGATATGGCTAGATATCTAATGGAAACTAAAGGTGAAATGCTCACAAGGGAACTAAAGGCAAATATAGACAAGGTAAAAGAAGCTCTTTCTGACATCAGAGGGATAAGAGTTTTAGATGAAACAAATCTAGAAAATGAAAGCTATGATTTTACTAGACTGGTTATAAATACACCTCTTAGTGGAAATTACTTGGCTGAGCTTCTAAGAAGTAAGTATAATATTCAAGTAGAAATGGCAGATTTTAATAATATAGTTTTAATTGGAACTGTAGCAGATACTAGCATCATGTATGAAAACTTAGTAAAGGCATTAAAGGATATTTTTGCAGATTCAAATTATGAAGCACAATTAAATAATCATATAAATGAAGCTAGAAAAGATAGTAATTCAATTAACATAAATAGCTATAAGCTTATGCCAAAGCCAAAGACTGTCATTAATTGGCATGAAGCAGAAGAGTTAAAGAGAGAGCTTGTTGAGCTGGATGATTCTATTGGAAGAATATCTGCAGAATCGCTTGTACCCTATCCTCCTGGAGTGCCACTTGTATTACCTGGAGAAGAGATAACCAGTGAGATAATCACTTATATCAATGCTATAAAGTCAGATAGTCTTAAGCTTACAAAAAGCTTATCTTCCAAGGAAGCAGATAAAATATACGTAATAAAGATTTAA
- the scfA gene encoding six-cysteine ranthipeptide SCIFF, with protein MKKHIKTLSKDTLKKSAAKGGCGECQTSCQSACKTSCTVANQECEREGR; from the coding sequence ATGAAAAAGCATATAAAGACGCTTTCAAAAGATACACTTAAGAAGAGCGCAGCTAAAGGCGGATGTGGCGAGTGCCAAACTTCATGCCAATCTGCATGTAAAACTTCATGTACGGTAGCTAACCAAGAGTGCGAAAGAGAAGGCAGATAG
- a CDS encoding YciI family protein — MQFIVTGYDGNDDKALERRMNAREAHLNMVDEMIEKGHDLYAAALLDESGNMKGSMMVVEFASREQLDAWLKVEPYIINNVWQRVEIVECKVAAAFVK, encoded by the coding sequence ATGCAATTTATAGTAACTGGATATGATGGAAATGATGATAAAGCACTAGAACGCAGAATGAATGCTAGAGAAGCCCATCTTAACATGGTAGATGAAATGATAGAAAAGGGTCATGATTTATATGCTGCTGCACTTCTAGATGAAAGCGGAAATATGAAAGGCTCAATGATGGTTGTAGAATTTGCTTCAAGAGAGCAGTTAGATGCTTGGCTAAAAGTAGAGCCTTACATAATAAATAACGTGTGGCAAAGAGTAGAAATAGTCGAATGCAAGGTTGCGGCTGCATTTGTTAAATAA
- a CDS encoding amidohydrolase, whose translation MLLIKNAKIYTMNLDVIEKGDILIENGKIKEIKADISSCESCEIIDASGKMVFPGFIDAHCHIGMWEEGIGFEGDDGNEMTDPITPQLRAIDAINPMDEAFENAIKGGVTTAATGPGSANVIGGTFTVLKLHGKRVDDMVMVENLAMKCAFGENPKRVYAEKKAMPTTRMGTAAKLRETLAMADEYNQKKEAAKEDSSKMPGYDMKLEAMIPVIKGEIPLKAHAHRADDIFTSIRIAKEFNVKLTLEHCTEGHLIADDLAKEGYPAIVGPTFGNKSKFELHNKSFDTPKTLVEAGVKIAIMTDSPVIPLEHLPMCSALAYKAGLDEMEALKAITINPAEILGINDRVGSIEVGKDADLVIWDKHPFDLQANVEYTIIDGKIAYKK comes from the coding sequence TTGCTATTAATTAAAAATGCAAAGATATATACAATGAATTTAGATGTAATTGAAAAGGGAGACATCTTAATTGAAAATGGAAAGATTAAAGAAATCAAAGCAGATATTTCTTCTTGTGAGTCCTGCGAGATAATAGATGCTTCAGGCAAAATGGTATTTCCAGGCTTCATAGATGCTCACTGCCATATAGGAATGTGGGAAGAAGGCATAGGCTTTGAAGGTGATGACGGCAATGAAATGACCGACCCAATTACTCCACAGCTTAGAGCAATAGATGCTATTAATCCTATGGATGAAGCTTTTGAAAATGCTATCAAGGGTGGAGTGACAACAGCTGCTACAGGTCCAGGAAGTGCAAACGTAATAGGAGGAACCTTTACTGTACTTAAGCTTCATGGAAAGAGAGTAGACGATATGGTTATGGTTGAAAATCTAGCTATGAAGTGCGCTTTTGGAGAAAATCCAAAGAGAGTATATGCTGAGAAAAAGGCTATGCCTACTACTAGAATGGGAACTGCTGCAAAGCTAAGAGAAACTTTAGCCATGGCGGATGAATATAATCAGAAGAAAGAAGCGGCAAAAGAAGACTCATCAAAGATGCCTGGATATGATATGAAGCTTGAGGCTATGATACCTGTAATTAAAGGCGAAATACCTCTAAAAGCACATGCTCATAGAGCAGACGATATTTTTACATCGATTAGGATAGCTAAAGAATTCAACGTAAAATTAACCTTAGAGCATTGTACAGAAGGACATTTAATTGCAGATGACCTTGCTAAAGAAGGCTATCCAGCTATTGTGGGGCCTACTTTTGGAAACAAATCAAAGTTTGAGCTTCACAATAAAAGCTTTGATACACCAAAAACATTAGTTGAAGCTGGGGTAAAGATTGCAATAATGACGGATAGTCCAGTAATTCCTCTAGAGCATCTTCCTATGTGCAGTGCTCTGGCATACAAGGCTGGTCTTGATGAGATGGAAGCATTAAAAGCAATAACAATTAATCCTGCTGAGATTCTAGGTATAAATGACAGGGTTGGAAGCATAGAAGTAGGCAAAGATGCAGATTTAGTAATTTGGGATAAGCATCCATTTGATTTACAAGCCAATGTCGAGTATACTATCATAGATGGAAAGATAGCATATAAAAAATAG
- a CDS encoding Hsp20/alpha crystallin family protein, with protein sequence MAGLIPFNRKQNDLMNIGFDDFSNMLDDFFTGSWPIQRSLAGDKFKIDIQDNDTEYTIEAELPGVKKEDVEITLNDGRLNISVKKEEVSENKSKKYIHRERKYAQMSRSILLADADDEGIKAKLEEGVLTIQVPKKQHEDTSKRIMIE encoded by the coding sequence ATGGCAGGATTAATTCCATTCAACAGAAAACAAAATGATTTGATGAACATTGGTTTTGATGATTTTTCCAACATGCTTGATGACTTTTTTACAGGCAGTTGGCCAATCCAAAGAAGTTTAGCTGGAGACAAATTTAAAATTGACATTCAAGACAACGATACAGAATATACAATTGAAGCTGAACTTCCAGGTGTAAAGAAAGAAGATGTAGAAATCACATTAAATGATGGAAGACTCAATATTTCTGTAAAAAAAGAAGAAGTTTCAGAGAACAAAAGCAAAAAATATATCCATCGTGAGAGAAAATATGCTCAAATGTCACGAAGTATTTTGTTAGCAGATGCAGATGATGAAGGCATTAAAGCAAAATTAGAAGAAGGTGTATTGACTATTCAAGTACCTAAAAAACAACACGAAGATACTTCAAAACGTATTATGATTGAGTAA
- a CDS encoding MoaD/ThiS family protein codes for MQITVKLFANLRENREKIMDMDVSSDTTVKEIIESLGIPLQDVAIIMINGRGTKSDAVLKSDDVLALFPPVGGG; via the coding sequence ATGCAAATCACTGTTAAGCTCTTTGCAAATCTAAGAGAAAATAGAGAAAAAATAATGGATATGGACGTAAGTTCAGATACTACTGTCAAAGAAATAATTGAAAGCCTAGGAATTCCTCTGCAGGATGTAGCAATAATAATGATAAATGGAAGAGGAACTAAATCTGATGCTGTGCTTAAGTCTGATGATGTGCTTGCTCTTTTCCCACCTGTTGGTGGGGGTTAA
- a CDS encoding DNA topoisomerase, whose amino-acid sequence MTISKSLFIAEKPSVALEFAKTLGIKGNKRDGYIESSGAIVTWCIGHLVTMSYPEKYDIKYKAWRLHDLPFLPEGYKYEIIANVQKQFDIIKEQMNRDDVTTIYVCTDSGREGEYIYRLVDMMVDAKSKEKKRVWIDSQTEDEIKKGVKNAKPLEAYDNLADSAFLRAKEDYLMGINFSRLLTLCYGRTLAKKLEKDHIVIAVGRVMTCVLGMIVNREREIRDFVKLPYYKVQALFEFEGFIDYDAEWKAVEGSRYYLSNQIYKEVGFTNKALAETFVNELKTSNEKPVIEDVKKKKETKNPPLLYNLAELQNELSKKLKQSPDQTLKIAQNLYEKKLITYPRTDARVLSTAVCKEILSNLKGLTQLDKVASLDEKDKMLPEYALEVINSNKHKGLEKTKYVNDKAITDHYAIIPTGQGLSTYNKLPGIEKEVYILIVRRFLAIFFPPAIYNQLSITTKLGDERFFSTSKVCTSDGFQVILNDEKKEDDSKQDKAEILKKLKKGQTVLVKELDIKESETTPPKRYNSGSIILAMENAGKLIEDDELREQIKGSGIGTSATRAEILSKLEKIDYISLNKKTQILAPTTLGESIYDVVDGSIPSLLRPELTASWEKGLSMIASGDIKNDEYMKKLESYIQKNTSRVLTLTKNTNVKNQAYDIDKTPLGSCPLCKDGKIKENSKAYFCTNWKQSCNFTLWKNSLPELKEDISRDLVKELLASDKNSIKIHTSENKDVHIKFKESGNGELEITKSH is encoded by the coding sequence ATTACGATTAGCAAATCGTTATTTATAGCGGAAAAACCTAGTGTTGCACTTGAATTTGCAAAGACTCTAGGCATAAAAGGGAATAAAAGAGATGGCTATATCGAATCTTCTGGTGCAATTGTTACTTGGTGTATAGGACATCTTGTGACCATGAGCTATCCTGAAAAATACGATATAAAGTACAAGGCTTGGAGACTTCATGACTTACCTTTTTTACCTGAAGGATATAAGTATGAAATCATTGCAAATGTTCAAAAACAGTTTGATATTATAAAAGAGCAGATGAATAGAGATGATGTGACTACCATATATGTATGTACAGACTCTGGAAGAGAAGGGGAATATATATATAGACTGGTAGACATGATGGTGGATGCAAAATCAAAAGAGAAAAAGAGAGTCTGGATTGATTCTCAAACTGAGGATGAAATCAAAAAAGGTGTAAAAAACGCAAAGCCTCTAGAAGCCTATGATAACCTAGCTGATTCAGCATTTCTTCGAGCAAAAGAAGACTATCTTATGGGAATCAATTTTTCTAGACTTCTTACCTTATGCTATGGAAGAACACTTGCTAAAAAGCTAGAAAAGGATCACATAGTCATAGCAGTAGGTCGTGTTATGACCTGCGTTTTAGGAATGATTGTAAATAGGGAAAGAGAAATAAGGGATTTTGTTAAGCTTCCATATTATAAGGTTCAAGCTCTATTTGAATTTGAAGGGTTTATAGATTACGATGCTGAGTGGAAAGCTGTAGAAGGCTCTAGATATTACCTTTCAAATCAAATCTATAAGGAAGTTGGATTTACGAATAAAGCTTTGGCTGAAACCTTTGTAAATGAACTAAAAACCTCTAACGAAAAGCCTGTAATTGAAGATGTTAAGAAAAAGAAGGAAACTAAAAATCCTCCTCTTTTATACAATCTTGCAGAGCTACAAAATGAGCTTTCTAAAAAGCTAAAGCAAAGCCCAGACCAGACACTTAAGATTGCCCAGAACCTTTATGAAAAAAAGCTGATTACTTATCCAAGAACAGATGCAAGAGTTCTTTCGACTGCTGTTTGCAAAGAAATTCTTTCAAATCTAAAAGGTCTAACTCAGCTAGATAAAGTGGCATCACTGGATGAAAAGGATAAGATGCTGCCAGAGTATGCTTTAGAGGTTATTAATAGTAACAAGCATAAGGGCCTAGAAAAAACCAAATATGTAAATGACAAAGCCATAACTGACCACTACGCTATAATTCCGACGGGTCAAGGCTTATCAACCTACAATAAGCTTCCAGGAATAGAAAAAGAAGTATACATACTTATAGTAAGAAGATTTTTAGCCATATTTTTTCCTCCTGCAATATACAATCAGCTTTCAATTACAACAAAGCTAGGAGATGAAAGATTTTTTTCTACTTCAAAAGTATGTACCTCAGATGGCTTTCAAGTGATTTTAAACGATGAAAAGAAAGAAGACGATTCAAAGCAGGATAAGGCTGAGATTTTGAAAAAGCTAAAAAAAGGTCAAACTGTTTTAGTTAAAGAGCTGGACATCAAGGAATCGGAAACCACTCCGCCAAAACGATATAACTCAGGCTCAATTATTCTTGCTATGGAAAATGCAGGAAAGCTAATCGAAGATGATGAGCTAAGAGAGCAAATCAAAGGGAGTGGAATAGGAACTAGTGCTACTAGAGCAGAGATATTGAGTAAGCTGGAAAAAATAGATTATATTTCACTCAATAAGAAAACCCAGATTCTAGCTCCAACAACTTTAGGAGAATCAATCTACGACGTAGTTGATGGCTCAATCCCTTCACTACTTAGGCCAGAGCTCACAGCTAGCTGGGAAAAAGGGCTATCTATGATAGCTTCTGGTGACATAAAAAATGATGAGTACATGAAAAAACTAGAGAGCTATATCCAAAAAAATACTAGTAGAGTTTTGACTCTTACAAAAAATACTAATGTTAAAAATCAAGCATATGACATAGATAAAACTCCATTAGGAAGCTGTCCACTTTGCAAGGATGGTAAAATAAAGGAAAATTCAAAAGCGTATTTTTGTACTAACTGGAAACAAAGCTGCAATTTTACTCTTTGGAAGAATTCCCTGCCCGAGCTTAAAGAAGATATATCCAGGGATTTGGTAAAAGAGCTTTTAGCTTCAGACAAAAACAGCATCAAAATCCACACTTCTGAAAATAAGGATGTTCATATTAAGTTCAAAGAAAGCGGTAATGGAGAACTTGAAATCACAAAAAGCCACTAA
- the scfB gene encoding thioether cross-link-forming SCIFF peptide maturase → MKLIHKFSMNDLNIVVDVNGGAVHVVDEITFDVLDYYELNDAEKIAKKLPKYTLDEIKETFDEIKSLVEEGLLYSPDNYLDIDAFKNREPVVKAMCLHIAHDCNLKCKYCFASQGDFGGAKSIMSFEVGKKALEYLVDNSGSRKNLEVDFFGGEPLMNFEVVKQIVEYGNELAKEKVKNFRFTITTNGVLLDDEIIDYVNEHMHNVVLSLDGRKSINDDMRPTLNDKGSYDIIVPKFQKLIEKRKDKYYYVRGTFTRDNMDFSKDVLHFKDLGFDLTSVEPVVGDESNPYALREEDLPKILDEYEKLAVEYSKMRVNNEPFRFFHFMVDLSQGPCVIKRMTGCGAGNEYLAITPEGDIYPCHQFVGQEEFKMGNVMTDKVELPKEMQETFKEAHIYAKDECSKCWAKFYCSGGCHANAFNFNNDILKPYDLGCQMQRKRLECALMVEASVMMNQDELEPLV, encoded by the coding sequence ATTAAATTGATACATAAGTTTTCGATGAATGACTTAAATATAGTAGTGGATGTAAATGGAGGAGCTGTACACGTTGTAGATGAAATTACTTTTGACGTGCTGGATTATTATGAACTTAATGATGCAGAAAAAATTGCGAAAAAGCTTCCAAAATATACGCTAGATGAGATTAAAGAAACCTTTGATGAAATAAAAAGTTTAGTTGAAGAAGGGCTTTTATATTCGCCTGATAACTATCTTGATATAGATGCATTTAAAAATAGAGAGCCTGTGGTAAAAGCTATGTGTCTTCATATAGCTCATGACTGTAACTTGAAATGCAAATACTGTTTTGCATCTCAGGGAGACTTTGGTGGAGCTAAATCCATTATGAGCTTTGAAGTAGGCAAAAAAGCTTTAGAGTATTTAGTTGATAACTCTGGAAGCAGAAAAAATCTAGAGGTGGATTTCTTTGGTGGAGAGCCACTTATGAATTTTGAAGTAGTAAAGCAGATAGTTGAGTATGGCAATGAACTAGCAAAAGAAAAAGTGAAGAATTTTAGATTCACAATCACTACAAATGGAGTGCTATTAGATGATGAGATTATAGACTATGTAAACGAGCATATGCACAATGTGGTACTGAGCTTGGATGGAAGAAAGTCTATCAATGACGATATGAGACCTACTTTAAATGACAAAGGTAGCTATGATATTATCGTTCCGAAGTTTCAGAAGCTGATTGAAAAACGAAAAGACAAGTACTATTATGTAAGAGGTACTTTTACTAGAGATAATATGGATTTTAGCAAAGATGTTCTTCACTTTAAGGACTTAGGCTTTGATTTGACATCAGTAGAACCAGTAGTAGGAGATGAATCTAATCCTTACGCACTTAGAGAAGAGGATCTGCCTAAAATTTTAGATGAATATGAAAAGCTAGCTGTAGAATATTCAAAAATGAGAGTTAATAATGAGCCTTTTAGATTTTTCCACTTTATGGTTGATTTATCTCAAGGACCTTGTGTTATAAAGAGAATGACGGGCTGTGGAGCAGGTAATGAATATCTTGCAATCACACCTGAGGGAGACATCTACCCATGTCATCAATTTGTAGGGCAAGAAGAATTTAAGATGGGAAATGTAATGACGGATAAGGTTGAGCTTCCTAAAGAAATGCAAGAAACCTTTAAAGAGGCGCATATCTATGCCAAAGATGAATGTTCAAAATGCTGGGCTAAGTTTTATTGCTCAGGAGGATGCCATGCAAATGCATTTAATTTCAACAACGATATATTAAAGCCTTACGACCTTGGTTGTCAGATGCAAAGAAAAAGACTAGAGTGTGCTCTTATGGTCGAAGCTAGCGTGATGATGAATCAAGATGAATTGGAGCCATTAGTATGA